A part of Amblyraja radiata isolate CabotCenter1 chromosome 35, sAmbRad1.1.pri, whole genome shotgun sequence genomic DNA contains:
- the LOC116991968 gene encoding forkhead box protein D2-like, with amino-acid sequence MTESSFSWKETDIDVVGDEGRGSPGDKDSEGGRSAASAAAGVDEVKASSRNPLVKPPYSYIALITMAILQSPKKRLTLSEICEFISSGFPYYREKFPAWQNSIRHNLSLNDCFVKMPREPGNPGKGNYWSLDPNSADMFDNGSFLRRRKRFKRQQIGMLREHGALLPGFGYGPYAYGLHIPSAGHPALAFHHHCPIPSPTGVFPSLSALIHGSEFTRKPLPPRLGPDSPAQPTVKVECTSPLATFSIDNIMSPASPPLYPRTAQGPVLPVISALLSPSHGLFNIGYDRLQHEANFANKIIQLSSRHY; translated from the coding sequence ATGACGGAGAGCTCGTTCTCTTGGAAAGAGACGGACATCGACGTGGTGGGCGATGAGGGTCGGGGGTCTCCCGGAGACAAGGACTCGGAGGGAGGTAGGAGCGCTGCCTCGGCTGCGGCGGGCGTGGACGAGGTGAAGGCATCGTCTAGGAACCCGCTGGTGAAGCCGCCGTATTCTTACATCGCCCTCATAACTATGGCCATCCTGCAGAGCCCGAAGAAGCGGCTGACCCTGAGCGAGATCTGTGAGTTCATCAGCAGCGGGTTCCCATACTACAGGGAGAAGTTCCCCGCCTGGCAAAACTCAATTAGGCACAATCTCTCTCTCAATGACTGCTTCGTCAAGATGCCCCGGGAGCCGGGCAACCCGGGCAAGGGCAACTACTGGTCGCTAGATCCCAACTCGGCCGACATGTTCGACAACGGCAGCTTCCTCCGGCGGAGGAAGAGGTTTAAGCGACAGCAGATCGGGATGTTGAGGGAACACGGCGCGCTGCTCCCGGGATTCGGATACGGACCTTACGCTTATGGCCTTCATATCCCCAGCGCCGGCCACCCGGCGCTCGCCTTCCATCACCATTGTCCCATCCCATCGCCCACGGGGGTCTTCCCCTCGCTCTCCGCCCTCATCCATGGCAGCGAGTTCACCAGAAAGCCGCTGCCGCCTCGACTCGGCCCCGATTCCCCAGCTCAGCCGACTGTCAAGGTGGAGTGTACCTCTCCGCTCGCCACTTTTTCAATAGACAACATCATGAGCCCCGCTTCTCCACCGCTCTACCCAAGGACGGCTCAAGGTCCCGTACTGCCCGTCATCTCTGCTCTGCTCTCGCCTTCGCACGGGTTGTTTAACATAGGTTATGACCGCTTGCAACACGAAGCGAACTTTGCAAACAAAATAATCCAACTCAGCAGCCGTCATTATTGA